Proteins from a single region of Corvus hawaiiensis isolate bCorHaw1 chromosome 6, bCorHaw1.pri.cur, whole genome shotgun sequence:
- the CAPRIN1 gene encoding caprin-1 isoform X1 — MPSATNSTMASSTTGSSTGKAGPGSEAAPAAAAPQAAAGVNITTVQTEAMKQILGVIDKKLRNLEKKKSKLDDYQERMNKGERLNQDQLDAVSKYQEVTNNLEFAKELQRSFMALSQDIQKTIKKTARREQLMREEAEQKRLKTVLELQFILEKLGDDEVRSDLKQGSNGVPVLTEEELTMLDEFYKLVYPERDMNMRLNEQYEQASVHLWDLLEGKEKPVCGTTYKALKEVVERILQTSYFDSTHNHQNGLCEEEEAAPAPAVEDTAAEAEPDPAEEFTEPTEVESTEYVNRQFMAETQFSSSEKEQVDEWTVETVEVVNSLQQQTQATSPPVPEPHALTAVAQADPLVRRQRVQDLMAQMQGPYNFMQDSMLEFENQTLDPAIVSAQPMNPAQSLDMPQMVCPPVHAESRLAQPTQVPVQPEATQVPLVSSTSEGYTASQPMYQPSHTAEQRPQKESIDQIQASMSLNADQTPSSSSLPTASQPQVFQAGSSKPLHSSGINVNAAPFQSMQTVFNMNAPVPPVNEPETLKQQNQYQASYNQTFSNQPHQVEQSDLQQEQLQTVVGTYHSSPDQSHQVAGNHQQPPQQNTGFPRNSQPYYNSRGVSRGGSRGARGLMNGYRGPANGFRGGYDGYRPSFSNTPNSGYTQPQFNAPRDYSNYQRDGYQQNFKRGSGQSGPRGAPRGRGGPPRPNRGMPQMNAQQVN; from the exons ATGCCCTCGGCTACCAACAGCACCATGGCGAGCAGCACCACCGGCAGCAGCACCGGCAAAGCGGGACCGGGCAGCGAGGctgccccggcggcggcggccccgcagGCGGCGGCGGGTGTGAACATCACCACGGTGCAGACCGAGGCCATGAAGCAGATCCTGGGGGTGATCGACAAGAAGCTGCGcaacctggagaagaagaag agCAAACTTGATGATTACCAGGAACGAATGAACAAGGGAGAACGTCTGAATCAAGATCAACTG gatgCGGTGTCAAAATACCAGGAAGTGACAAATAATCTGGAATTTGCTAAGGAACTGCAGAGGAGTTTTATGGCTCTGAGCCAAGAT ATCCAGAAAACAATAAAGAAGACAGCTCGCAGGGAGCAGCTGATGCGAGAGGAGGCTGAGCAGAAGCGTTTAAAgactgtgctggagctgcagtttATTCTGGAGAAGTTGGGTGATGATGAAGTGCGCAGCGACCTCAAACAAGGATCCAATGGGGTGCCAGTGCTGACAGAGGAGGAGCTGACAATGCTGGATGAGTTTTACAAGCTGGTTTACCCTGAACGAGACATGAACATGAG gttGAATGAGCAGTATGAGCAAGCATCTGTTCACCTGTGGGACTTactggaagggaaggaaaaaccagtTTGTGGAACAACCT ACAAAGCACTGAAGGAGGTTGTTGAACGGATTCTTCAGACCAGTTACTTTGACAGCACCCACAACCACCAGAATGGGctgtgtgaggaagaggaggcagcgcCTGCACCTGCGGTAGAAGACACTGCGGCAGAGGCTG AACCCGATCCAGCAGAAGAATTTACTGAACCAACTGAAGTTGAATCAACTGAG tatgtAAACAGACAATTCATGGCAGAGACTCAGTTCAGCAGTAGTGAGAAGGAACAGGTAGATGAGTGGACAGTTGAAACGGTTGAG GTTGTAAATTCCCTGCAGCAACAGACACAGGCGACGTCTCCTCCCGTCCCGGAACCTCACGCGCTCACTGCTGTGGCTCAGGCAGACCCCCTGGTCAGGAGACAGCGAGTACAGGACCTCATGGCACAGATGCAAGGCCCCTACAACTTCATGCAG gacTCAATGCTGGAATTTGAGAACCAAACGCTTGATCCTGCCATCGTATCTGCACAGCCCATGAACCCAGCACAGAGTTTGGACATGCCACAAATGGTTTGCCCTCCAG ttcaTGCTGAGTCAAGACTTGCCCAGCCTACCCAAGTTCCTGTGCAACCAGAAGCCACACAG GTTCCCTTGGTTTCTTCTACAAGTGAGGGATATACAGCTTCCCAACCCATGTATCAGCCTTCTCACACAGCAGAGCAACGGCCACAGAAAGAATCAATTGACCAGATTCAG GCTTCAATGTCACTGAATGCAGACCAGACCCCATCGTCGTCATCACTTCCCACTGCATCCCAGCCGCAGGTGTTCCAGGCTGGATCCAGCAAGCCTTTGCATAGCAGCGGAATCAATGTTAACGCAGCTCCATTCCAATCCATGCAAACA GTATTCAACATGAATGCACCTGTTCCTCCTGTTAATGAGCCAGAAACCCTTAAGCAACAAAACCAGTACCAGGCCAGTTACAACCAGACTTTCTCCAATCAACCTCACCAAGTAGAACAATCAGATCTCCAGCAAGAACAACTCCAGACAG TGGTTGGTACCTACCACAGTTCCCCGGACCAGAGTCACCAAGTGGCAGGAAACCACCAGCAGCCTCCCCAGCAGAACACTGGATTTCCCAGGAACAGCCAGCCTTACTACAACAGCCGAGGGGTGTCCCGGGGGGGATCCCGCGGGGCCCGGGGCCTCATGAACGGTTACAGGGGCCCAGCAAACGGATTCAGAG GGGGATATGATGGCTACCGTCCTTCCTTTTCCAACACTCCAAACAGTGGCTACACACAGCCCCAGTTCAATGCTCCTCGGGATTACTCAAACTACCAGAGG GATGGATATCAACAGAATTTCAAACGTGGCTCTGGACAAAGTGGACCTCGGGGAGCTCCTAGAG GTCGTGGAGGGCCCCCCAGACCAAACAGAGGGATGCCTCAGATGAACGCTCAGCAAGTGAATTAA
- the CAPRIN1 gene encoding caprin-1 isoform X2, with protein MPSATNSTMASSTTGSSTGKAGPGSEAAPAAAAPQAAAGVNITTVQTEAMKQILGVIDKKLRNLEKKKSKLDDYQERMNKGERLNQDQLDAVSKYQEVTNNLEFAKELQRSFMALSQDIQKTIKKTARREQLMREEAEQKRLKTVLELQFILEKLGDDEVRSDLKQGSNGVPVLTEEELTMLDEFYKLVYPERDMNMRLNEQYEQASVHLWDLLEGKEKPVCGTTYKALKEVVERILQTSYFDSTHNHQNGLCEEEEAAPAPAVEDTAAEAEPDPAEEFTEPTEVESTEVVNSLQQQTQATSPPVPEPHALTAVAQADPLVRRQRVQDLMAQMQGPYNFMQDSMLEFENQTLDPAIVSAQPMNPAQSLDMPQMVCPPVHAESRLAQPTQVPVQPEATQVPLVSSTSEGYTASQPMYQPSHTAEQRPQKESIDQIQASMSLNADQTPSSSSLPTASQPQVFQAGSSKPLHSSGINVNAAPFQSMQTVFNMNAPVPPVNEPETLKQQNQYQASYNQTFSNQPHQVEQSDLQQEQLQTVVGTYHSSPDQSHQVAGNHQQPPQQNTGFPRNSQPYYNSRGVSRGGSRGARGLMNGYRGPANGFRGGYDGYRPSFSNTPNSGYTQPQFNAPRDYSNYQRDGYQQNFKRGSGQSGPRGAPRGRGGPPRPNRGMPQMNAQQVN; from the exons ATGCCCTCGGCTACCAACAGCACCATGGCGAGCAGCACCACCGGCAGCAGCACCGGCAAAGCGGGACCGGGCAGCGAGGctgccccggcggcggcggccccgcagGCGGCGGCGGGTGTGAACATCACCACGGTGCAGACCGAGGCCATGAAGCAGATCCTGGGGGTGATCGACAAGAAGCTGCGcaacctggagaagaagaag agCAAACTTGATGATTACCAGGAACGAATGAACAAGGGAGAACGTCTGAATCAAGATCAACTG gatgCGGTGTCAAAATACCAGGAAGTGACAAATAATCTGGAATTTGCTAAGGAACTGCAGAGGAGTTTTATGGCTCTGAGCCAAGAT ATCCAGAAAACAATAAAGAAGACAGCTCGCAGGGAGCAGCTGATGCGAGAGGAGGCTGAGCAGAAGCGTTTAAAgactgtgctggagctgcagtttATTCTGGAGAAGTTGGGTGATGATGAAGTGCGCAGCGACCTCAAACAAGGATCCAATGGGGTGCCAGTGCTGACAGAGGAGGAGCTGACAATGCTGGATGAGTTTTACAAGCTGGTTTACCCTGAACGAGACATGAACATGAG gttGAATGAGCAGTATGAGCAAGCATCTGTTCACCTGTGGGACTTactggaagggaaggaaaaaccagtTTGTGGAACAACCT ACAAAGCACTGAAGGAGGTTGTTGAACGGATTCTTCAGACCAGTTACTTTGACAGCACCCACAACCACCAGAATGGGctgtgtgaggaagaggaggcagcgcCTGCACCTGCGGTAGAAGACACTGCGGCAGAGGCTG AACCCGATCCAGCAGAAGAATTTACTGAACCAACTGAAGTTGAATCAACTGAG GTTGTAAATTCCCTGCAGCAACAGACACAGGCGACGTCTCCTCCCGTCCCGGAACCTCACGCGCTCACTGCTGTGGCTCAGGCAGACCCCCTGGTCAGGAGACAGCGAGTACAGGACCTCATGGCACAGATGCAAGGCCCCTACAACTTCATGCAG gacTCAATGCTGGAATTTGAGAACCAAACGCTTGATCCTGCCATCGTATCTGCACAGCCCATGAACCCAGCACAGAGTTTGGACATGCCACAAATGGTTTGCCCTCCAG ttcaTGCTGAGTCAAGACTTGCCCAGCCTACCCAAGTTCCTGTGCAACCAGAAGCCACACAG GTTCCCTTGGTTTCTTCTACAAGTGAGGGATATACAGCTTCCCAACCCATGTATCAGCCTTCTCACACAGCAGAGCAACGGCCACAGAAAGAATCAATTGACCAGATTCAG GCTTCAATGTCACTGAATGCAGACCAGACCCCATCGTCGTCATCACTTCCCACTGCATCCCAGCCGCAGGTGTTCCAGGCTGGATCCAGCAAGCCTTTGCATAGCAGCGGAATCAATGTTAACGCAGCTCCATTCCAATCCATGCAAACA GTATTCAACATGAATGCACCTGTTCCTCCTGTTAATGAGCCAGAAACCCTTAAGCAACAAAACCAGTACCAGGCCAGTTACAACCAGACTTTCTCCAATCAACCTCACCAAGTAGAACAATCAGATCTCCAGCAAGAACAACTCCAGACAG TGGTTGGTACCTACCACAGTTCCCCGGACCAGAGTCACCAAGTGGCAGGAAACCACCAGCAGCCTCCCCAGCAGAACACTGGATTTCCCAGGAACAGCCAGCCTTACTACAACAGCCGAGGGGTGTCCCGGGGGGGATCCCGCGGGGCCCGGGGCCTCATGAACGGTTACAGGGGCCCAGCAAACGGATTCAGAG GGGGATATGATGGCTACCGTCCTTCCTTTTCCAACACTCCAAACAGTGGCTACACACAGCCCCAGTTCAATGCTCCTCGGGATTACTCAAACTACCAGAGG GATGGATATCAACAGAATTTCAAACGTGGCTCTGGACAAAGTGGACCTCGGGGAGCTCCTAGAG GTCGTGGAGGGCCCCCCAGACCAAACAGAGGGATGCCTCAGATGAACGCTCAGCAAGTGAATTAA
- the CAPRIN1 gene encoding caprin-1 isoform X3: MPSATNSTMASSTTGSSTGKAGPGSEAAPAAAAPQAAAGVNITTVQTEAMKQILGVIDKKLRNLEKKKSKLDDYQERMNKGERLNQDQLDAVSKYQEVTNNLEFAKELQRSFMALSQDIQKTIKKTARREQLMREEAEQKRLKTVLELQFILEKLGDDEVRSDLKQGSNGVPVLTEEELTMLDEFYKLVYPERDMNMRLNEQYEQASVHLWDLLEGKEKPVCGTTYKALKEVVERILQTSYFDSTHNHQNGLCEEEEAAPAPAVEDTAAEAEPDPAEEFTEPTEVESTEYVNRQFMAETQFSSSEKEQVDEWTVETVEVVNSLQQQTQATSPPVPEPHALTAVAQADPLVRRQRVQDLMAQMQGPYNFMQDSMLEFENQTLDPAIVSAQPMNPAQSLDMPQMVCPPVHAESRLAQPTQVPVQPEATQASMSLNADQTPSSSSLPTASQPQVFQAGSSKPLHSSGINVNAAPFQSMQTVFNMNAPVPPVNEPETLKQQNQYQASYNQTFSNQPHQVEQSDLQQEQLQTVVGTYHSSPDQSHQVAGNHQQPPQQNTGFPRNSQPYYNSRGVSRGGSRGARGLMNGYRGPANGFRGGYDGYRPSFSNTPNSGYTQPQFNAPRDYSNYQRDGYQQNFKRGSGQSGPRGAPRGRGGPPRPNRGMPQMNAQQVN; encoded by the exons ATGCCCTCGGCTACCAACAGCACCATGGCGAGCAGCACCACCGGCAGCAGCACCGGCAAAGCGGGACCGGGCAGCGAGGctgccccggcggcggcggccccgcagGCGGCGGCGGGTGTGAACATCACCACGGTGCAGACCGAGGCCATGAAGCAGATCCTGGGGGTGATCGACAAGAAGCTGCGcaacctggagaagaagaag agCAAACTTGATGATTACCAGGAACGAATGAACAAGGGAGAACGTCTGAATCAAGATCAACTG gatgCGGTGTCAAAATACCAGGAAGTGACAAATAATCTGGAATTTGCTAAGGAACTGCAGAGGAGTTTTATGGCTCTGAGCCAAGAT ATCCAGAAAACAATAAAGAAGACAGCTCGCAGGGAGCAGCTGATGCGAGAGGAGGCTGAGCAGAAGCGTTTAAAgactgtgctggagctgcagtttATTCTGGAGAAGTTGGGTGATGATGAAGTGCGCAGCGACCTCAAACAAGGATCCAATGGGGTGCCAGTGCTGACAGAGGAGGAGCTGACAATGCTGGATGAGTTTTACAAGCTGGTTTACCCTGAACGAGACATGAACATGAG gttGAATGAGCAGTATGAGCAAGCATCTGTTCACCTGTGGGACTTactggaagggaaggaaaaaccagtTTGTGGAACAACCT ACAAAGCACTGAAGGAGGTTGTTGAACGGATTCTTCAGACCAGTTACTTTGACAGCACCCACAACCACCAGAATGGGctgtgtgaggaagaggaggcagcgcCTGCACCTGCGGTAGAAGACACTGCGGCAGAGGCTG AACCCGATCCAGCAGAAGAATTTACTGAACCAACTGAAGTTGAATCAACTGAG tatgtAAACAGACAATTCATGGCAGAGACTCAGTTCAGCAGTAGTGAGAAGGAACAGGTAGATGAGTGGACAGTTGAAACGGTTGAG GTTGTAAATTCCCTGCAGCAACAGACACAGGCGACGTCTCCTCCCGTCCCGGAACCTCACGCGCTCACTGCTGTGGCTCAGGCAGACCCCCTGGTCAGGAGACAGCGAGTACAGGACCTCATGGCACAGATGCAAGGCCCCTACAACTTCATGCAG gacTCAATGCTGGAATTTGAGAACCAAACGCTTGATCCTGCCATCGTATCTGCACAGCCCATGAACCCAGCACAGAGTTTGGACATGCCACAAATGGTTTGCCCTCCAG ttcaTGCTGAGTCAAGACTTGCCCAGCCTACCCAAGTTCCTGTGCAACCAGAAGCCACACAG GCTTCAATGTCACTGAATGCAGACCAGACCCCATCGTCGTCATCACTTCCCACTGCATCCCAGCCGCAGGTGTTCCAGGCTGGATCCAGCAAGCCTTTGCATAGCAGCGGAATCAATGTTAACGCAGCTCCATTCCAATCCATGCAAACA GTATTCAACATGAATGCACCTGTTCCTCCTGTTAATGAGCCAGAAACCCTTAAGCAACAAAACCAGTACCAGGCCAGTTACAACCAGACTTTCTCCAATCAACCTCACCAAGTAGAACAATCAGATCTCCAGCAAGAACAACTCCAGACAG TGGTTGGTACCTACCACAGTTCCCCGGACCAGAGTCACCAAGTGGCAGGAAACCACCAGCAGCCTCCCCAGCAGAACACTGGATTTCCCAGGAACAGCCAGCCTTACTACAACAGCCGAGGGGTGTCCCGGGGGGGATCCCGCGGGGCCCGGGGCCTCATGAACGGTTACAGGGGCCCAGCAAACGGATTCAGAG GGGGATATGATGGCTACCGTCCTTCCTTTTCCAACACTCCAAACAGTGGCTACACACAGCCCCAGTTCAATGCTCCTCGGGATTACTCAAACTACCAGAGG GATGGATATCAACAGAATTTCAAACGTGGCTCTGGACAAAGTGGACCTCGGGGAGCTCCTAGAG GTCGTGGAGGGCCCCCCAGACCAAACAGAGGGATGCCTCAGATGAACGCTCAGCAAGTGAATTAA